The nucleotide window GTCCCAAAAACGCTCGAAGGAGTGGGGAGCCAATGCATCCGACAAACATGCCTCCAAAGCCCTTTGATAAAACTCCAGGGATCTGCTCCTCACACCCTCTCTGGAAACCGCGAACTGGGCACCGCCCCGGAAGTGGAATAGATCAGGCGATGGGCCTCCGAATATGAGTTCGTACAAACTGCCCGTAGAAAGCTCGACCCGTTCGGGGTTCTTACTCCAGGGAACGAACAGGCGCCGTCCTCGAGGATCATCCGTATCCTCCAGAAACCCATACCAAAGAAAAGGGCTCGGGGTTTCCTTTCTCTCGGCCAAGGCTTTCAGCCGGCCGTGCAGGTCGGGGGCGTGGTCAAAAGGATGCCCTTGGCAGAAAACGGTGACATCAGCCAGTGAATCAAACCTCTCAATCAGATGGATCAGGTAGGTGTGGGCTTCCCTGCCTGTATTCGGAAGAGACACCACGGACATCCCCTCTCTTCCGATAAGACTCTCTGGTAATGCCTGCGTGGATCCCTTGTTATAGAGCGAGATCCGGAAGGATGCCGGCACCCTCCTAAGCCACCGGAGATCCTCCTTATGGCGTGCGACCACAAGTTCCATCGATTGATCATCGGAAAGA belongs to Verrucomicrobiota bacterium and includes:
- a CDS encoding DUF3431 domain-containing protein; translation: MTSLSDDQSMELVVARHKEDLRWLRRVPASFRISLYNKGSTQALPESLIGREGMSVVSLPNTGREAHTYLIHLIERFDSLADVTVFCQGHPFDHAPDLHGRLKALAERKETPSPFLWYGFLEDTDDPRGRRLFVPWSKNPERVELSTGSLYELIFGGPSPDLFHFRGGAQFAVSREGVRSRSLEFYQRALEACLSDALAPHSFERFWDRFFGSPVIDPSSLGLDGTRYLKKIRRLELPKEIEGGFDWV